The genomic region TGGCAATCATTGTCTATGTTAGATCCAGACaataagaaaatacaaaacaCGCAGTGTTATCATGTCTGTTTTCAATGTGGGAGTTCTGTTGCAGGTTTCTACATCATTTAAAACGCACCAGCCAAAATAGACTAAATACAAGAGGCCACTTCCCATTGCTAAAATCCAGGTTCAATATGCTGCCTTAGACTGATGtagtatatttattttatggtaAAAGGAAGCAGTCACAAATATGCAAAAGATGATCAGATTCCCAGATACATGTTTAAGGATGGTATTGATCACgactggatgatgatgatgatgatgatgattatatttattacccGCTACTCCCTgacagctcatggcgggtaacatacGTCTGAATAAGACCCCAGAAACCCCATTAAGGCCCCAGACATAAATCACAACATTAACCAAAAACCAAAAAGAGGAAGATAGATACAGTGGAAAACAAAACCTGTATAGTTAGGGAGATCGACTTTGAACTCTTCCCACTGCACTATTTCCctgatggctttaaactatgtgtagaacggtccagttagatattgggggggggggaattccacagagtagttcagtagtgaaattggctgcctaaggaggtggtgagctccccctcactggcagtcttcaagcagtggctggataggtacttatcctggatcctttaggctgatcctgcattcagcagtgggttggactagagggcttgtatggccattccagttctatgattctatgctttcttGGTGGTTGCTCCCACTTTATGGGAtgtgttgggggcggggggattgtccttggaaatttttagaaGATTCTGCATTTCATTCACCAGAGTTTTTAATGACATGTAAGTTGGAAGCAGTTTACTAGGCTGGCTGGCAGAATTGGGGTTTTGTTGTCGTGCAATGCTCTTGTGATTCATTCTGAATAGTCTCGAGCTGTGAGGAAAGGTGGGAAATCAGTATTTCGCTAAATAATTAAGCATTGGAAGAAGAAAAgcacagacaacccccccccctcctttcacgGCTAATGAgagcttgggcggggggggggaggctggggtggAGTTCAAGCTTCCCAATCTTATTCCCAGCAATCAAATGACCAAAAACTCACGACAACAACATTCTTAATTAATTCCACCACTAGTTAGTCATTAAAAAGGACTTCACTTCTGTGAGGTTTAATTctttctagatcagggattcccaactagacTTCTGGGGGAACCCTGGGgctatgtgagagctccccaggggttgaGCAgccttcccagaagttcagatggccgctgccgtcactagacatcactggaacccacttcccctgctgctctacgggctagtctctttctccacaagggaaacGGTAAACGATTTATCTATCGGCTGGCTCCCATACCTTACTTCTCCGAAGGGATCTGTCACCACTTTTGGggtccctcaaagcctgaaaaatgtctcaggggttcctccatggtaaCAAAAGCTTGGATGAGGttggttttttatatatattaacttATTATTCTTGCCATCAGGCTAtgttgtggttttaatgttttatcttgcGGGGATTTATTTTATGCTGTAACCCACCGGGAAATGACTTGCTCGATAGCAGCATATAATAAATGGAACACATGAACAAACAGTAGCACTTTTGCGCTTCTTCAATCAAGACTTGggacatttgctctggcctaAACATAAGGCAAAAGTCCGGCTAACCCTCCTCTGCAGAGCAGGGAAGCTTGGCATTGCTGACTGACCACCTGAACTCAGCATGCCTGCATCcatgggaaacacacacacagcactggCAACTTCAAACagcatcctccttcctgactctctctctctcacacacacacactaaaccaggtgtagtcaacctgtggtcctccagatgttcatggactacaattcccatgagcccctgccagcatttttggcaggggctcgtgggaattgcagtccatgaacatctggaggaccacatgttgaggATCCTTGCACTAAACGGCAGATCTCAGAAGTACTCTCTTGCCTCTGAAAACCCCTCCCTATCCACCGAACCAGGTCCCACGTTTCCCAGGTCATTGTTTGATCACTTTGTTCCTAGACATCCCGGATCAATCAACCTTTTGGGCCCTCATCAAAAGGGAGCATCTGTACCCTTTGTTCAAAGCCTACTTTTTGCCCACATGACTTTTTaccatgtatctgatgaaggaaagGGTATAAAACCCCTTCCTTGGAGCTCCCAGGGGGCTTGCTCCCCTCTGGCAAAGCTGATTTCATCTATGTTGCTGACCCCattccttaatgcaggggtagtcaacctgtggtcctcctgatgttcatgttaagcaaatgctggcaggggctcatgggaattgtagtctatgaacatctggaggaccacaggttgactacccctgcattaatgcaCCCAACTTCTCCATCTGTGCAAAATAGGTAATCGTATGAACCTTGCTGTCCTCTGCCCCAAACTTAGTTGCTTCCCgtgttatttctttctgctgtaTGTGCTCGGGCAATCGCTTAGTCTTATTCTGCAAATAAAACTCCAGTATTATTTAGACAGTATTTGTTGCCTGCCTCGCATTCCTGAAGGGCTTAGTCATCTCATAAATTGTGCAAAATAGATCTTGCTAGTTATCCCCCTTTTCGCCTAGCTGATTCCTGCAACTTTTGATTAGAGCATTTTGGGATAACAGAGCATTTCGCTTAACAACTACCGTCCAGCTTTGGGTGGCCCCACTTTCTGAGGTTAGGCAGCTGGCAAGCTGACAGGGTCTTCTTGGCCATGGCACCAATAATTTGGAACTCTCCCCCTGAGGAGATTTATTGGTCCCTTTCTCTTGCCGTAGAATAAAAGAACACCGTAGATTTCTCGTGAACAAGAAGTCAAAATTCAAAATCCAAATGGCACAAATGtattaaagtctttttttttcttatttcatgaatatatttctaattttcaacttaTCAGTATCCATCTTCTACTGGCAGGTGAACACGTTTTTCTCTCCTGGTTGACATTCCCTCAGCAATTCCTCCTTCTCCACTAATATTTTAATCACGTGTTTTATTTTTTACAGCTGCAGAGGCATCTGGGAATGTAACCAGACTAGCTGAATCCAAGAAGGGAGGGAGCGTCTGCATTTGGTTGAACGGAAGCATCTCTTGGCAAAAGCCTGACTCTTTTTCCAGCAACAAGACAGGCTCTGACAAATCTCCTAAGCAAGCATGATGTGATGGGTccgtttcttccccccccccccccgccccatggcaCTCCTACTGATTATTGCTCACACACCCAACCCCTGTTAACGAGCATCCAGACAGATTCCAGCAGGAGATCTTCTTCCATTTCCGAATATTCCAGGTCTAGCTAGAATAATTGCTCATGTACGTATTTGAAGCTCTGCCTCACACCAAGACATTTTGGAGCTTCTGGTTGATTCAGTCCTGAGCTTTTTGGGAATCGGTCTGAGCACTTTGGGGGCTGCGTGACCAGAATCCAGTTCACAACCTGTCCCCTCCCCGGGAAAGGGAATATGCCAAGGCAGGAAGACTATCCCATTTTCTGGTTCTTCCAGCTTCTTTTGCTGCAGCACCTggcttgttgtttttttcccctccacctGACCCAGCCCTGTCTCTTTTTCTGTCTCACCCTCTTTCTTTGTTCCAGTTCAGAATGCATCACTGCTGACTCCATTTCAGCTTTGTGGATATTATTTGTTCTCGCTTCCTTAAACTGCTGGAGAGAATTTGGCTTCCCTTCAGGTCTTCAGTGCTCCATGACAGTCTCCTCAGATGGTAAGCTGGTTTTGTCATTCTCTTTTTCTGTTCCCAGAACATTCCTCATGgaaatatctctctctctctctctctctctctctctctctctcttcccttctccatCCCATGTACTTgtggtgaggtgggggggggggttggacaggGGACTACGATTACAGCTGTCTTGCCTAATTGGTACGGTTgtcagctttgggttggaaaataccagaAGGGCtgggttggggaggagggaggacttAGAGGAGTTATGctgcctttcaaagcagccattttctccaggataacggATCCCTGTGACCTTGAGATCAGTCATAagcccgggagatctccagccaccatctgctgGTAGGGAGTCAGCTCCATGTCTCAGGGAGCCCCTTCCAAAGGAGCCCAAATATTGGCAGGGAGTTGGTAAAGCAGCATAGCTAAGAACTAGCTGGGAGTCAATCAGCTGCCAGTTCAAATGTTGCCAATTCACTTAGGTGGCCTTTGGCGAGTTGCCCTCCGTCACTCATCTGCAAAGGGGAGGGGATAATCCTGATCCACTTCACAGGGACATTTTAAGGATCAATGCAGGATACCTGAAGCTTTTTGAAATCGAAAGTTTTATGCCAACGCATAGCATTGCTGTACTTAAAACGGTTGCCTCTGCCAGGGGCTTTGCAGCAGAATCATTTCCAGGATACAAGACTGGCCACATGCACCAACCACTGAGAGCCTTCAGCAGCCTTTCCGGAGACCAGGCTAGTTCTTGGACCTCGCAGATTTTCCAGGCAGCCTTAAGCAACTTTGTTGCCTCCGCCTGAAAGCCTAGATTCCTGGTTGCACAACAAATGCCGGTTTCGGCATTTGAGTTGCACAACCACAAATTCACAATGGCTCCTTCCCTCATTCTATAGACCTCAAGCCAAAGACTGCAGCCACCCTTTGCGTTACCTGGCTGAAGCAGCTGGGACTGGGGTTCCAGATGGCTCAGCAACTTGGGGCTGataggagggagaggaaggagaaagtcATGTCTTTAGACAACCTCATTCTGAAGTGTGCTTCTTTTGCTGATGAAGTTTTTCAGTgaagatagcccaggcaagcccaagcccatcagatcttggaaactaagcagggccaaccgaGGCTAGTATTAgtttgggagacctccagggattgGGGTGGTTGTTCCTCCAGGGAACACTTGGGGTCATGACAcagaccaaccacctctgaacgtcccttgcctggctgccagacaatcctaggatctcctggctatgctacacacaCTATAAGAtgaaggttgccaggtctggattgggaaatacctggagacttttggggtggagccaggaataggCAGGATTTGAGCCAGGGAGGAACCTTgatagagtataatgctatggagtccaccctcccaagcagccattttctccaggggaactgatctctgccacctggagatgagctgtgcaaccagaagatctccaggtcctacctacCTACAATAAATAGTGAAGCAATTCACATGCTGGCTTCATCTTTGTGCGATCTGCCTGCGGGCAGCATCCAGCCCCACCTTTATTCCATGTGTTCTATCATTCCCTGCCCCAGAATGGAATGGCTGATGAGGTGTCCTCAAGTCTCAACTGACTTGTGATGAGCTCATCCACAGGCCGGCCAAAGATGAGCAAaagtagcttgccattgcctccttctCCATAGCAACGCCTTCAGAGCCAGCCTGGCATAGtgattaagagaggcagcctctaatctggagagctgggtatgattcctcactcctccatgtgaagcttgacgggtgaccttgggccagttgctgttcctctcagagctctctcagcctctcagcctcacagggtgtctgttgtggggagaggaaagggaaggtgattgtaagccgctttgaggcttcttctggtagagaaaagtggcatataagaaccaactcttcttcttcagtaatatcaggactctctctcagcctcacctctctcacagggtgtctgttgtggggaaaggaagggaaggagattgtccaTCGCTTTGAGATTAAGGcatgataataaaaataaaaccttggAAGGGACATAAGTGCTGCCCTGCAAGAGAGAGATGTCAAATACAGACAAATGGGATGGTTTGTAGTGTTTACaatcagagagagagacctaTCTCTAGGCTACTAACACTACTTTCAAAACTTGTACAGAATAAAGTCAAGTACTCTTCATTCTGTGTTGCTTTATTGTAGTGTtgaatccaaccagaacggtttctagatatgtcccgttttcaaagggtaatatccctcagtggttgtcctaaaCATAAATATTCAAAATCAGTAGCttttaacattaaaataaattatacatatataaataaagctCTACTCTACCTCTCACTTGTAAGTATAATGGCTATCCACATAGATAATTCAACACCTGGAAAGGATATGATCCTAAAATCATTAAATGTTCTATCTCATAATGTAATAGAATGCTCCTTAATCttatacttgttgttgttagttgcgaagtcgtgtccaacccatcgcgatcccatggacaatgatcctccaggccttcctgtcctctaccattcctcagagtccatttaagtttgcaccgactgcttcagtgactccatccagccacctcattctctgtcgtccccttcttcttttgccctcgatcgctcccagcattaggctcttctccagggagtccttccttctcatgaggtggccaaagtatttgagtttcatcttcaggatctggccttctaaagagcagtcagggctgatctcctctaggactgaccggtttgttcgccttgcagtccaagggactcacaagagtcttctccagcaccagagttcaaaagcctcaattctttgatgctcgggcTTCCTTaaggtccaattttcacagccatacattgcaactgggaagaccatagccttgactaaatgatggcagggtgatgtctctgctttttgggaTGCTGTCCTAATACATACATCTTATACatattttacctttattaaataGTTGCATACAccagcctttggctctgcacAGTAGGGATTCTAGTCATCCAACTGCTCCCAGCCATACCTTATCACCCTGGCTGATTTATACATTCCTTGTGCTGACAGCCACTTAGAGTTCCTGTTAAAGTCACAGTGAATGATATGCACTTACAATTCCTTATAAGGTTACAATTGCTATTCAACAGGTATTGTTCACATTTCAGTGTATAAGAAGCAAGAAAAATCTAAGGTTGTGTTCAAACCTCTAGGGCTCATAGACTCCAATGaataaatgtaaaaaacattgtttttgtaaccttatgAGGAATTGTAAATGCATATCATTCACTgtaactgttttttttataccccgcttttccctacttgaaggagtcctaaagcagcttacagacagctttcccttcctctcctcacaacagaccctctgATAGGGACTGAAACAGCTgtgggagaactgctctaagagaatagctctaggagaactgggagaagaccaaggtcacccagctgactgcatgtggaggagcggggaatccagattagaggtcgctgctgttaaccactacaccacactttctCTGGGTggttgaaatgttctcctacaggtttctcactTGCATCTTGACTTCAAATACCCTTTCCTCACaactaacccccccacacacacacacacacacacatacaccatggTTGGTGAAGTCTCTTTCAACATATTTGAAGGGGTCTgcttgcacacagaagcttataccttgaatgaaacttagctggtcttcagggtgcccctggactcaaactttgtcctgctgcttctgaccaacacagctacccacctgaatctaccttcagAGAAGTAGAAGGTGAGATGTCATTACGTAAAACTGAAATGTGATCTCAAAAAGGCAGCCATCCCTGGTTCAGATTGTGCAGACTTGTGGGGAGGAGCCTAGAGGAttcttctaccttccttctgGCAGCAGGAGATAGGGAGAGGTGCcttcttcgccccccccccccaccttcaagaaaagaaaggagattttgcttctgaaaaatatttatttatttgtttgtttatatattgccctcccttgaCTTACTGCTTTCCAAACCAGCATTTTGAaggctgtgtgttttttttctgaaatgtAGAATGGAGCCACACTGCGACACATCTTCTACCAGCAAGAGTGATGTCCCAGGGTGCCATCCTGAACCCTTTTGTCAAGAAATACGTTTTGCTGGGTTCAATGACATTTGTTCCCTAGTTACTACGCTTACGATTGCAGTCTAAAGCGGTGCAGCCTTCAAGTTAACAAGTACTGCTGCACAACTGGATGGATTTTGCCACCTTCTCAGGTGGACGCCGTGTTTTCAGTAGCGATCATGAATGCTCAGAGGTGTCACGTTCTGGCCTTCTTTGCCTTTGGAGTTTTGCTCTGCATCATAATATACACGGCAATACTGTCAGAGGAAAACACGCCAAGGATGTTCAACCAAACCACGGCCAGGGTCTTGGCAGAAGTTTGCGAAGCCCTGATTGAAGGGAAGGCCACTTGGGTACCCGAAACCCCCCAGATTTCACCATTTGGGCAACCCAACTGTGACGATTACGTGACTCAGAATCATTACGTCACGAGACCCCTCTCTGAAGACGAAGCTGCGTTTCCAATAGCCTACATTGTAACTCTGCACAAACAGTTCGATATGTTTGAGAGGCTCTTCAGGGCTATTTATATGCCCCAAAACATATATTGTATCCACGTAGATAAGAAAGCCACTGGAGAGTTTAAGAGAAAGGTCGAGAAATTATTAGGTTGCTTCCCCAATGCGTTTTTCGCTTCGGAAACAGAGTGGGTGGTTTACGCAGGAGTATCCAGGCTTCAGGCAGATCTGAACTGCATGAAAGATCTCGTGAAATCTCAAGTGCCCTGGAAGTACCTTCTCAATACTTGTGGTCAAGATTTCCCCTTGAAAACCAACAAGGAAATAATTCAGTACCTGAAAGAGTTGAAAGGGAAAAACGTAACTCCAGGGACGCTGCCACCACCTTACATTCTCCATAGGACACAATATATCTATTGGGAACAAAGATACGGTCTCTTTTCATTCATGATGTGGACCTTCCTGAGGAAAACACCTCCTCCGCATGACCTGCCCATCTATTTTGGCTCTGCTTACATTGCTGTTGGGAGGGAATTTGTCGACTTTGTGCTCAAAGACCCCCGTGCTGTTGATCTCCTTGAATGGTCCAAAGATACCTACAGTCCTGATGAacacttctgggtgacactcaATAGGATACCAGGTATGTCCCATTTCCTTCaatctgtttttatttaaaagtcgACTGTGTGATTTTACAGTATAATCTTACCACAAACTATGTCACCATAATACAGCCAGTGTTGTGGAACAAGAGCACTGATGCTAATATATTTTTGAACCCCCAGGCCTTAACAAAGATATTGGGTCCTTATCACACTACACATGGATTGCATTTTGTTGATGAAATTACTAAGGTGGGTTGAAAATAGATGAGGCAAAATGGCAGTGGGTCTTGGTTAAATCCTCTGTTTGCTTGAAGCCTGGTTCTACTCTCTGAAGCACAATATATCTCAAGACTCCAGTTTAAATGAAGTAGGACTTCATAAGATGCCCCCCTACCTCATGCTCACTTACTTCCACAGCTACAGCTAACAATAAGATTCTGACAATCTGCAGACAGCCCTGACTTGGTACCAGTGGTAGGTAAGGCCCACCGAGGAAGGCATATCGTAGTTATATAAGGATAGGAATGCAATACCTACATAGTACAGACAAGCAGAATACAATGTCGTGGGTTGCAGAATTAGTTGCTGGTGTTTGGCTAAGTATCATACTTAATAGTACAGCACTTTCTATTACACAGTTGCTTCCAAGCTGgattgcatttatatattttgGGAAACGATGCATGCGCCGGTCGGTTGCTACAGCTTTTGACTTAAATGCAGTATTACGGTTGAATAATGTATATAGAAGATATTTCATGAGTTTGCTGAGCAGAGCCCTTTGCTTTTACAGGTGACTTGATTGCCCTGAGCCTGGCAATACCTTTGAAAGCCTCCTTAACTCTTACTTTATGGCAATTTTTTAGTCCAGTTAGTTGTAAATGGTTGCTCGAGGCATCATGTTTGGTCAGACTAAACCGGTTGTGATTACATTCATCACTTCTTTGTGTGCAACATGCCTTGAGAGCTGTTATAGACTCCCTGTGAATCTATTCTGGGTTTGTGTTTTTgactttacttcatttatttatggcGAGTTGTGTTAAAAGTATTTGCTTCTGTTTCTCAAACACACTAAAAACAATTGATCAAATACTGAGTACAGTTGTTATGCAGGGGCTCCCCGTGCCAAAGGGCCCCACTCCAACCAGAGTATCTAAACTCCACCGATCAAACTGCAAACAAAGGGTCGCATACCAAGTTCTCCTGTATCATATTAAAAGTGTTTAATATGGCAGCATGTCAGCATAGCCAAGAGCTCGATAAGCCCAGAATCACACATTTAATTTATACCTTGTAAAAagtccctcccatttccccttttGGTTCAGGTACTCTGGGTTACAACCTTTCCAGCTCACCTATTGTTACTTAACCCCATTTCTTAatattcgggggaggggggatatattTCTTAAAAATAGCAAGGTGGGGAGGAGATATATATTTCCTCAGTATGCATGCCCAAATGGATCACCATTTGATGACCTTTGTATTGTGGTCTGGAGTTTCCCAAGAATCCTTGAATTCCCGGTTCTAGCCTGCCTTGGTCGACCATCTTTCATAAAGGTAGGCTGTGGTTATATGTTAGTGCACCCTGTTTCAGAAGTCCGGGGTTGTGTTATGCAAAGACTGTTCAGGCCCATTTCTGTGTGCAGGGCAATTTGTAGGGCAGTTTGCTTCCTCACTTTAGATTAAGCGATA from Paroedura picta isolate Pp20150507F chromosome 9, Ppicta_v3.0, whole genome shotgun sequence harbors:
- the LOC143845111 gene encoding N-acetyllactosaminide beta-1,6-N-acetylglucosaminyl-transferase-like: MNAQRCHVLAFFAFGVLLCIIIYTAILSEENTPRMFNQTTARVLAEVCEALIEGKATWVPETPQISPFGQPNCDDYVTQNHYVTRPLSEDEAAFPIAYIVTLHKQFDMFERLFRAIYMPQNIYCIHVDKKATGEFKRKVEKLLGCFPNAFFASETEWVVYAGVSRLQADLNCMKDLVKSQVPWKYLLNTCGQDFPLKTNKEIIQYLKELKGKNVTPGTLPPPYILHRTQYIYWEQRYGLFSFMMWTFLRKTPPPHDLPIYFGSAYIAVGREFVDFVLKDPRAVDLLEWSKDTYSPDEHFWVTLNRIPGLLSPHLPQCFSGRGFRVDFFLDRDISMVFFVPPTSSPALKEQNVTVVNISRSRDDPSAEDE